One Metamycoplasma gateae genomic window, ATGTATATGCTGTTTCGGTAGCAGAAAATATACCTGATGAAACAAGTAAGAGGATTAATGATAATATTAATAATATGTACTGTCAAGTATTGAGGTGAATATCCATTTAAAATTTCTCCATTTAAAAATTAATAATTTAAATTAAATACAATAATATAAATATTAACAAAAAAAATTATTTTAATAGCTTATTTCTTTATAATGTTATATTATGTTTAAATTTGAAGATGTAAAACTAGTTCAATTACCTGAAAAAATATTAAGAGAAAAATCTCAAGATGTAGAAGTTCCTTTATCAGAAGAAAATATAAATCTAATTGAAAAAATGATTTTTCACGTTTCAGATAGTCAAAAACCTAATACTAAATTTAGACCTGCTGTAGGGGTTGCTGCTATTCAATATGGGATACCTAAGAATATTTTTTATATTTTAATTGTCGATCAAAATAACAATGTTATTTTTAATGATGCTTTAATAAATCCAAAATTAATTGGTCATTCAAGCCACAAAATTTCACTTTCTGAAGGCGAAGGATGCTTAAGCGTTTCAGAAGAATGACCAAAACAGGCAGGTTATGTACCAAGATATTCAAGAGTAATTATGGATGCATATTCTTACTTTGAAAAAAAATGAAAAAGATATGAAGTAAACGGATATACTGCAATTGTTTTTCAACACGAATATGATCATTTACAAGGTAATTTATTTATTGATAGAATTAATCAAAAAAATCCATGAGAAAAAGATAAAGATTTGGAAGTTTTATAATTAAAAATACACCGCTATATTTCCTGGCGGTGCATTTTTTTATTTTAATTTATCAAATAATAATGGAACTTCAAATTGTATTTCATCTTTGCTGAAGTTAGGCTTTATATAAATTCCATATTGAGTTTTATATTTTCCTAGTTTCTCAGTATGAGTTGATAAGGTTATTACTCTTGCTTTAAAACTTAGAATACTGTTGGTTTTTCAACTATCATCATCTGTATCAAAGTTTTTAATTTCAATTGGTGAGGTGAAGATAATTGGGGAATAAAAGTTATTTGTTTCAGTAATAAAGTTAGAAACTATTTGCATGTTTTCTAAATTATCATTTATTTTGAATTGTTCATTAAATAATCAAGAAATATCTATTAAGCTTTTAAAATCTTGTTCATTCTGTCTTATAAGGTTATTTATTTTTTCGATGTATTTTTTAAATTCATCTTTATATTTATTAATTTTTTCTTTTGAAAAATTATCATTAATATTTATGGGTAAGAAAAGTTTATAAAGAATTTTTTTCTTTAAATCATTTAAAAAATCATCATTGAATTCGTTTTCTTTTGAAATAACATTATTTTTATCGTATTTAATAGTTTTTTTAGAAGTTAATAAAGGAAAGTTTCTAACAACAAATTCAATAGGGGCATTTCCTTCTTCTCTAAAAACTAAATCAATAAATAATGTATTTTGTGATACTGAGTCAATTACAAAATTTTCGTACTGCACTGATCAGTTTTTATTTTGATTTTTATTGACAAAAGTTGCATATTTAGAAAAAATTAGTTCATAATTTTGCTTACTATCGTTATTTACAATTGTATTAATTAAATCTTCAGGAGTAGAATTAATTGTTTGATTTTCATTAATTTTTATTTCGATAAGATTGTTTGATGATTTTAAATTTGTAAATGAATGTTTATTAATTTTTGGATATCAATAAATCAAGGCCTTTGATGGTTTTGATAATTGAATCGCAACGGTCGCAGATAATACCGACACTAATGCAACTGAAGAAATTGATCAAAATAGTATTTTTCTTGTTCTTTTGGATTTTACTACGGCTTTTGCATGTCTTTTATGTTTTAATTGATCTTCAGGACTAACATCTTTATCAATCGAGTCAACTCAATCTATCTCTAAATCATTTTTTTTCTTTTTCATAATCTAATCACCAATATTGAATTCAGTTGTTTTTTCATCATCATCAACTAAATTAAAATCCTCTATCACATCCATCGCATCATTTTTAAAATCTTCATTTTCATTCGTTTCTTCTTCGTTGTTTTTTGAATGAGTTTCAACAAAAATGTTATTCTTTAAACCAAAATTACTTAATCTATATTTATTTTGATCTTCATCATTAATACTATTAAAATCTAAATTATCATCCGTTAACTCTGTTGTCTTTTCGATTGTGAAATCAATAGTATTGTCGTTAGTTTCAATTTGAATATTATCATTTGTTTTAGATAAATTTAATTCATTTATAAATTCTAGAGTCTTAGAATCATTTATATCGACACTATTGTCAATGTTGAAGTCAATATTTTCTTCTTCAATATCATCATTAGATAAATGTTTTAGATGTTTTTCATCTTCTTCTGGCTCTTCAAATTTATTATTGTCTAAACTATCATAATTTTCAATAATTTGAGAATTATTGGTGTTTTCTTCAACATTCAATGAATCTAAGGTTATATTTTTTTCTCCTAATGAAATTTCAAATTCATCAATTTCATTTTCAAAATTATTTTCAATATTTGATTGATTTTCCATTTCATCAATTTCATTTAAAAATTGTGAATTATTCAAATCTTCTTGCACATAATAATCATCTATCTCATCAATATTTGATTTTATGCTTTCTTCTTTTTTAACTTCTACATTAACAGCATTATCAATAATAGCAATACTTTCTAATTTGACTGGTTCAATTTTTGTTTCATCCTGTTCAATATTAGGTTGTTCTACAATGTTTATATCGTCTGATTCTGGTTGAACAATATTATTAAATTCTTCACCATCTGCACTGTTATTTGGCAGAGTATTTACATTATTTAACATAAACTGATTTGTTTTTAACTCAATTTCAACCAATGAGCTTACATAATTAAAGATTTTATTTTTAATTATTGGTCATTCTATTTCTGACATTGTAATAATAGGATATTCTTTTGATTCTAAAAAGTTGATATTATCTTTAAAAATTAAATATTTTCTATAATCATTTTTATATGAGAAATTATCCAGAATAAAGCCTTGAACTAACTTATTATTTAATTTGTTAATTAAAACGATGTCAATAGATTTAGTACCCACTGAATAATTTGTTTTAAACTCAAGATTATTATCTTTTAATAACTTCTTTAATTCATCTAAAACGTCAACTTTAAACTTTAAATCTTCAGGCATTGATATTAATTTTGTAGCTAAAAAATCTTCAACTTCATCTAAATAATTTTTTTGGTCATTTAATGGTAAGTCTAAAAACTTTAATCAGTCTTTAAACATTATCATATCAACTGTAGAACGTTCGGTTATTTCGATATCATCTGCATAAATCGATTTTACAACAAACACTTTTTCTTTTGCTCTGGATATAGCAACATTTAAAGCATTCTTCCCACCTTTTCTAGCAACATATGTATTATATAAAGCTGTATTTTTATCATACACAACAGACATAATAACCAAATCAGCTTCATCACCTTGAATATTTTCTATATTCTTAATTACTAATTTTTCGGATGAAATTGCGTCTTCTAATAATGGTTCATTTCCAAAAATTCTATTAACTAAATATTCTTGCTGTTTAACGTTAAATACTAAAATAATTATTTTATTGTAGTTTAATAAATTTTCTTTTGCAAGTTCAATAACTTTTTCGCCTTCAGCAACGTTCATACTGTTATCTCATTGTCCATCTACTTGAAATACTTCTATTGCTTTATCATTTGATAATGAAAGTTCATAATTATCAATAACATCTAATTTAGAATCGTAAAAATGTTTAGAAGAAAAAGTCATTAATGTTGCTTTTTTAGAACGATAATTTTTATCTAATAAAAGTGAATAAACACCTCTTGCTTTAGCATAATCTAATAACGATTCAATATTACCAAAATCATCTTCTTCATCAAAATTATAGGTTGCTGAAAATCATCTTGTAGGTTGCATTTGTTGACTATCACCTGATAGTATTTTTCTTTTTGCCAAATATAAAATAGGAATACCTTTTTCGATAAACATTTGTGAAGATTCATCTAAGATTGCAAAATCAAATTCTTCTTTTTCTCACATTGATAAATCTAATTCAGGAGTTGTAACAATTATTGGAAATAAAATTTTTATCATTTCCTTATGTTTATGGAAGAATTTGTAAGGTTTTAAATGTCCTGTTCTAATAGCCATCGCAAACGCAGTATATTGTGACTTTTGTTCTTCTGTAAAATTAGTCATTTTTTCAAAAGTTTTTTCAAGCAACATCCTAACAATGGTTTTATCATCATTTAATGTTATTGTTTTGTTGATCAATATTTTTTTATACTCAGATTTAAACTTTTCTATTTCTTCAAACGAAACAAGATTAACATATTTTAATGCTTCATTTACATCGATAGTCATCAAGTTTTCATCAGAAACAAATATTTGAGCCATCTGTTTTATTATTTTTGGAACTATTGTAAAGATATTTCATTTTTTGTTGTAATTGGTTTCATATAATCTTTTAACAATTGATTTCTTATCATTAAAGGAAGGATCAAAATTATATTTTAATTTTCGATCTAATAATTTAAGGTTTTCAAAGGTTGTTTCCGAAAAATTACCATTCATTATGGCACTATAAAAATTAATAATATTTGTTAAATTTGGGGTTTCTTTTATTAAATTAACATTATCAACATATTTTTCATCTTCATCGCTGAAAATAGAAAATCCTTCTTCTTTTTTTGAAGTTTGATAATTTTCTAATAAATGTATAAATTCTCTTAATGGTTCATAGAAAGTTTCTTGTCTTAAATTTTTATCATTTAAGGCAAATAAACAAAATATCGATAGCTTTTTCATTCTATTTCTCAAAACATCCAAAGCAGCCTTTTTTTGACTAACAACAAGAGCGGTATAACCTCTTGCAATAATATTTGCTATTAAATTAGAAATAGTTTGAGATTTACCAGTTCCAGGAGGACCTCAAATTATTGTATCTTGATATAAAGAAGAAACTGTTGCTACATCTTGAGAAAAGTTTGTTTCTTGGATTTTAAACAATTTAAATTTATTATCAAAAATTACATGATTTACTTTTTCTCTATATAAATTCTTGTTAAAGTTTGGATTTAATATTTCATCAAATTCATTATTTTCAATTATTTTTTTCATTTGATTTCATAAATATCCAGAAGATACGTTATAAAAACCAAGTACTATTCCTGAGTGAAATTCAATTGATGTATTATCAATATCCTCAACAGTTAAATTTTGAATACCTTTTTTCAAGCTGTCAGGCATTTTGAATAGTGGAGTTCAAATTGTTTTAAACTTTTCAAATACTTCTTTGATTGAAAGGTTATTAAAATCAAAAGAATCAACATTTAATGAAAATCCTTCTTGATTTAAAAATGTAACAAGCTTACTATTTACACGGATATCTGAGTTTGAATGAAGATAAACTAATGAATTTTTAACTTCAATTATTATTTCTTTAAAAAATAAGGGTGCATAAATTGTTTTATTCTCTGTTTTTATTGATATGTAAAAAAAACCAATATTCAGTGGTCAAATATTTGTTTCAATATTTATATTTTGGGCTTTATTTAAAATTTT contains:
- the def gene encoding peptide deformylase gives rise to the protein MFKFEDVKLVQLPEKILREKSQDVEVPLSEENINLIEKMIFHVSDSQKPNTKFRPAVGVAAIQYGIPKNIFYILIVDQNNNVIFNDALINPKLIGHSSHKISLSEGEGCLSVSEEWPKQAGYVPRYSRVIMDAYSYFEKKWKRYEVNGYTAIVFQHEYDHLQGNLFIDRINQKNPWEKDKDLEVL
- a CDS encoding DEAD/DEAH box helicase, translating into MSSNNFKYQTLMANLLNIDTLDSSLFSSIDNEKYFDVLKNFGESTFDKIYNNFNINCVLTEVANRNIAEKVSYAKNKTEVVAIFKEYNKRIDDNLFKMLGSSFEKAKNIIISNQETEFQKSIVKWKKILNKAQNINIETNIWPLNIGFFYISIKTENKTIYAPLFFKEIIIEVKNSLVYLHSNSDIRVNSKLVTFLNQEGFSLNVDSFDFNNLSIKEVFEKFKTIWTPLFKMPDSLKKGIQNLTVEDIDNTSIEFHSGIVLGFYNVSSGYLWNQMKKIIENNEFDEILNPNFNKNLYREKVNHVIFDNKFKLFKIQETNFSQDVATVSSLYQDTIIWGPPGTGKSQTISNLIANIIARGYTALVVSQKKAALDVLRNRMKKLSIFCLFALNDKNLRQETFYEPLREFIHLLENYQTSKKEEGFSIFSDEDEKYVDNVNLIKETPNLTNIINFYSAIMNGNFSETTFENLKLLDRKLKYNFDPSFNDKKSIVKRLYETNYNKKWNIFTIVPKIIKQMAQIFVSDENLMTIDVNEALKYVNLVSFEEIEKFKSEYKKILINKTITLNDDKTIVRMLLEKTFEKMTNFTEEQKSQYTAFAMAIRTGHLKPYKFFHKHKEMIKILFPIIVTTPELDLSMWEKEEFDFAILDESSQMFIEKGIPILYLAKRKILSGDSQQMQPTRWFSATYNFDEEDDFGNIESLLDYAKARGVYSLLLDKNYRSKKATLMTFSSKHFYDSKLDVIDNYELSLSNDKAIEVFQVDGQWDNSMNVAEGEKVIELAKENLLNYNKIIILVFNVKQQEYLVNRIFGNEPLLEDAISSEKLVIKNIENIQGDEADLVIMSVVYDKNTALYNTYVARKGGKNALNVAISRAKEKVFVVKSIYADDIEITERSTVDMIMFKDWLKFLDLPLNDQKNYLDEVEDFLATKLISMPEDLKFKVDVLDELKKLLKDNNLEFKTNYSVGTKSIDIVLINKLNNKLVQGFILDNFSYKNDYRKYLIFKDNINFLESKEYPIITMSEIEWPIIKNKIFNYVSSLVEIELKTNQFMLNNVNTLPNNSADGEEFNNIVQPESDDINIVEQPNIEQDETKIEPVKLESIAIIDNAVNVEVKKEESIKSNIDEIDDYYVQEDLNNSQFLNEIDEMENQSNIENNFENEIDEFEISLGEKNITLDSLNVEENTNNSQIIENYDSLDNNKFEEPEEDEKHLKHLSNDDIEEENIDFNIDNSVDINDSKTLEFINELNLSKTNDNIQIETNDNTIDFTIEKTTELTDDNLDFNSINDEDQNKYRLSNFGLKNNIFVETHSKNNEEETNENEDFKNDAMDVIEDFNLVDDDEKTTEFNIGD